Proteins found in one Rhodobacter capsulatus SB 1003 genomic segment:
- a CDS encoding lysophospholipid acyltransferase family protein, with translation MIVWQYIRSVLFIAQMYVMLAVYAIVGLPYALIGGRSAAIHVCRGYCKWVCWTAGWMVGIKTEYRGEIPTGDVLIAAKHQSFFDILMIYAAIPRGKFIMKKELVWTPFVGWYAWMIGCVPVDRGKRGAAIKGMLEQAKDARFAGGQLVIFAQGTRVAAGAKKPYKIGAGALYNELGLPCVPAATNVGVFWPRHAVLRKPGLAVVEFLPQIAPGMAMGEYMKVIEAQIETASDKLMAEAGLKIG, from the coding sequence ATGATCGTTTGGCAATACATTCGTTCGGTTCTGTTCATCGCCCAGATGTATGTGATGCTGGCGGTCTATGCGATTGTCGGGCTGCCCTATGCGCTGATCGGCGGGCGGTCCGCCGCCATCCATGTCTGCCGCGGCTATTGCAAATGGGTGTGCTGGACCGCGGGCTGGATGGTCGGCATCAAGACCGAATACCGCGGCGAGATCCCCACGGGCGACGTGCTGATTGCCGCCAAGCATCAAAGCTTCTTCGACATCCTGATGATCTATGCGGCGATCCCGCGCGGCAAGTTCATCATGAAAAAGGAACTGGTCTGGACCCCCTTCGTCGGCTGGTATGCCTGGATGATCGGCTGCGTGCCGGTTGATCGCGGCAAGCGCGGCGCGGCGATCAAGGGGATGCTGGAACAGGCCAAGGATGCCCGTTTCGCGGGCGGTCAGCTGGTGATCTTTGCCCAGGGCACCCGCGTCGCGGCCGGGGCGAAGAAGCCCTACAAGATCGGCGCCGGGGCGCTTTACAACGAGCTTGGCCTGCCCTGCGTGCCTGCGGCGACGAATGTCGGCGTGTTCTGGCCGCGCCATGCGGTGTTGCGCAAGCCCGGGCTGGCCGTGGTGGAATTCCTGCCGCAGATCGCGCCGGGCATGGCGATGGGCGAGTACATGAAGGTGATCGAGGCGCAGATCGAGACCGCGTCCGACAAGCTGATGGCCGAGGCCGGGCTGAAGATCGGCTGA
- a CDS encoding zinc-ribbon domain-containing protein, with protein sequence MRLICPRCGAQYEVDDVVIPAAGRDVQCSGCGQTWFQPSRAMLDAAAGDASLSGAPQDPDAAPEIAADQITADQIVADPEPEAWPEPRPEDWPEVDPAPEPAEPEPAGPEDEAEAPALEGLDWAVPQGPSEPEPEPADLDPAEVEADVTQAIAELMRAHPLSPPVEPEESPVPTFTPPPAAAEAVPPAAPAAPPPSGDLGPAPRAGAIPRRPLDENLMAILREEAEREAAARRAEGTGIETQEEMNLDRVLAPVAPVPPAPVPPVPPPPAAVAPVQPQRVTPPLRAEPRRVPDFSDLNSSDADDPLADPAESPDAETADSPGRAPRRQRLPDIDEINSSLRASADRAGDIAAQGPLQGRQESRAGFRLGFSMVLLLAALAVLLYAYAPQLAGRVPALTPLLDSYVAAVDAARIWLDAQLRAAIAAMQAGAPQG encoded by the coding sequence ATGCGGCTGATCTGCCCGAGATGCGGTGCGCAATACGAGGTGGATGACGTGGTCATTCCCGCCGCGGGGCGCGATGTGCAATGTTCCGGCTGCGGCCAGACCTGGTTCCAACCCAGCCGCGCGATGCTGGATGCCGCCGCCGGTGACGCCAGCCTGTCCGGGGCGCCGCAGGACCCGGATGCCGCGCCCGAGATCGCCGCAGACCAGATCACCGCCGACCAGATCGTCGCGGATCCGGAGCCCGAGGCCTGGCCCGAACCGCGCCCCGAAGACTGGCCCGAGGTCGATCCCGCGCCCGAACCGGCCGAGCCCGAGCCCGCAGGACCGGAAGACGAAGCCGAGGCCCCGGCGCTTGAAGGGTTGGACTGGGCGGTGCCGCAGGGTCCGAGCGAGCCCGAACCCGAACCGGCCGATCTCGATCCGGCCGAGGTCGAGGCCGATGTGACCCAGGCCATCGCCGAGCTGATGCGGGCCCATCCGCTGTCCCCGCCCGTCGAGCCCGAGGAGAGCCCGGTCCCGACTTTCACGCCGCCCCCCGCGGCTGCGGAGGCTGTGCCGCCCGCCGCTCCGGCCGCCCCGCCGCCCTCCGGCGATCTGGGACCGGCGCCGCGGGCCGGGGCGATTCCGCGCCGCCCGCTGGATGAAAACCTGATGGCGATCCTGCGCGAAGAGGCCGAGCGCGAAGCCGCCGCCCGCCGCGCCGAGGGCACCGGGATCGAGACGCAGGAGGAAATGAACCTTGATCGGGTGCTGGCGCCAGTCGCGCCCGTGCCACCCGCGCCCGTGCCGCCTGTCCCGCCGCCGCCCGCCGCCGTCGCTCCGGTGCAGCCGCAGCGCGTGACCCCGCCGCTGCGGGCCGAACCGCGCCGGGTGCCCGATTTCAGCGATCTGAATTCCAGCGACGCGGACGACCCTCTTGCCGATCCGGCCGAGAGCCCCGATGCCGAAACCGCGGACAGCCCCGGGCGGGCGCCGCGGCGCCAGCGTCTGCCCGACATCGACGAGATCAATTCCAGCCTGCGGGCCAGCGCCGACCGGGCGGGCGACATTGCCGCCCAGGGCCCGCTGCAGGGCCGACAGGAGTCGCGCGCGGGCTTCCGGCTCGGCTTTTCGATGGTGCTGCTGCTCGCGGCGCTGGCGGTGCTGCTTTATGCCTATGCGCCGCAGCTGGCCGGGCGGGTGCCGGCGCTGACGCCGCTTCTGGACAGCTATGTCGCCGCGGTGGATGCGGCGCGGATCTGGCTGGATGCACAGCTGCGCGCGGCGATCGCCGCGATGCAGGCGGGGGCGCCGCAGGGCTGA
- a CDS encoding cell division ATP-binding protein FtsE, giving the protein MIELQDVAVGYGGSELLAEMTLKLVPGSFHFLTGPSGAGKTTFLKLCYAELLPSSGFMGLYGQDARTMGRDDIARMRQRIGVVHQDCQFLDHLSVAENVALPLTVSGRPIDGMELAELLAWVGLKAQMNALPPQLSGGERQRAALARAIITSPEVILADEPTGNLDWEMSLRLLSLLMELNKLGKTVLIATHDLNLIRQAKAQVSARVLRIANRRLQLAGADL; this is encoded by the coding sequence GTGATCGAATTGCAGGATGTTGCCGTCGGCTATGGCGGAAGCGAGCTGCTGGCGGAGATGACGCTGAAGCTGGTGCCGGGGTCGTTTCACTTCCTGACCGGGCCTTCGGGCGCGGGCAAGACGACGTTCCTGAAGCTCTGCTATGCCGAGCTTCTGCCCTCTTCGGGGTTCATGGGGCTTTACGGTCAGGACGCCCGCACGATGGGCCGCGATGACATCGCCCGGATGCGCCAGCGCATCGGCGTCGTGCATCAGGACTGCCAGTTTCTGGATCACCTCTCGGTGGCGGAAAATGTCGCGCTGCCGCTGACGGTTTCGGGGCGTCCGATCGATGGCATGGAACTTGCAGAGCTTCTGGCCTGGGTCGGGCTGAAGGCGCAGATGAACGCGCTGCCGCCGCAGCTTTCGGGCGGCGAGCGGCAAAGGGCGGCGCTGGCGCGGGCGATCATCACCTCGCCCGAGGTGATTCTGGCCGACGAGCCCACCGGCAACCTGGATTGGGAGATGTCGCTGCGGCTGTTGTCGCTGCTGATGGAGCTGAACAAGCTGGGCAAGACCGTGCTGATCGCGACGCATGATCTGAACCTGATCCGGCAGGCCAAGGCGCAGGTCTCGGCGCGGGTGCTGCGGATCGCGAACCGGCGGCTGCAACTGGCGGGGGCGGATCTGTGA
- a CDS encoding acetyl-CoA carboxylase carboxyltransferase subunit alpha, whose translation MTTYLEFEKPLAEIEGKAEELRALARANSGMDVEKEAAALDKKAAQLLTDLYKDLTPWRKCQVARHPDRPHCRDYIYELFTEYTPLAGDRNFADDHAVMGGLARFDDQPVVVIGHEKGHDTASRIVHNFGMARPEGYRKAIRLMDMADRFGLPVVTLVDTPGAYPGKGAEERGQAEAIARSTEKCLCLGVPLISVIIGEGGSGGAVAFATADRIAMLEHSVYSVISPEGCASILWKDAEKMREAAEALRLTAQDLKKLGVIDRIIAEPLGGAQRDRKKTIASVGAEIGKMLADLKGKKRAEILAARRKKFIEMGSKGLAA comes from the coding sequence ATGACGACCTATCTCGAGTTCGAAAAGCCGCTCGCCGAGATCGAGGGCAAGGCCGAGGAACTGCGGGCGCTGGCCCGGGCGAATTCGGGGATGGATGTCGAAAAGGAAGCGGCCGCGCTGGACAAGAAGGCGGCGCAACTGCTGACCGACCTTTACAAGGATCTGACGCCCTGGCGGAAATGCCAGGTGGCGCGGCATCCCGACCGGCCGCATTGCCGCGACTACATCTACGAGCTTTTCACCGAATACACGCCGCTGGCGGGCGATCGCAACTTTGCCGATGATCACGCGGTGATGGGCGGCCTTGCGCGGTTCGACGATCAGCCGGTCGTCGTGATCGGCCATGAAAAGGGCCACGACACCGCGTCCCGCATCGTGCACAATTTCGGCATGGCCCGCCCCGAGGGCTATCGCAAGGCGATCCGGCTGATGGACATGGCCGACCGCTTCGGCCTGCCGGTGGTGACGCTTGTCGACACGCCCGGCGCCTATCCCGGCAAGGGCGCCGAGGAACGCGGCCAGGCCGAGGCCATCGCGCGTTCGACCGAAAAATGCCTCTGCCTTGGCGTGCCGCTGATCTCGGTGATCATCGGCGAGGGCGGCTCGGGCGGGGCCGTGGCCTTTGCCACCGCCGACCGCATCGCGATGCTGGAACATTCGGTCTATTCGGTGATCTCGCCCGAGGGCTGCGCCTCGATCCTGTGGAAGGACGCCGAGAAGATGCGCGAAGCCGCCGAGGCTTTGCGGCTGACGGCGCAGGATCTGAAGAAACTGGGCGTGATCGACCGGATCATCGCCGAACCCTTGGGCGGGGCGCAGCGCGACCGCAAGAAGACGATTGCCAGTGTGGGCGCCGAGATCGGCAAGATGCTGGCCGATCTGAAGGGCAAGAAACGCGCCGAGATCCTGGCGGCGCGGCGCAAGAAATTCATCGAGATGGGCTCGAAGGGTCTGGCGGCATAA
- a CDS encoding cell division protein FtsX gives MRFNPFGSELSTADRVVPPTGFTANLTVLTSAAMAFLAVFALALSLASGRLADRWSEALARSATIRISAPPDQMETQLRAVLEALETTPGVASYRAMDEGEMRKLLDPWFGPDLPVDTLPLPKLVELTETGQGIDAEGLRLRLAAEAPGAVLDDHTRWRKPLIAAASRLRLLGWLSLVLIGGAMAGMITLAAQAALAANGQVIRTLRLVGAQDAFIAGAFVRRFTKRALAGAALGTALGMAAVAALPAADAAGGFLTGLGFTGWGWLWPLALPGLAALVAFGATRAAALRMLRGIR, from the coding sequence ATGCGGTTCAATCCTTTCGGCTCTGAATTGTCGACCGCCGACCGGGTGGTGCCGCCCACCGGCTTCACCGCCAATCTGACCGTGCTGACCTCGGCGGCGATGGCCTTTCTGGCGGTCTTTGCGCTGGCTTTGTCGCTGGCCTCGGGGCGGCTGGCCGATCGCTGGTCCGAGGCGCTGGCGCGCTCGGCCACGATCCGGATTTCGGCGCCGCCCGATCAGATGGAAACGCAGCTGCGCGCCGTGCTGGAGGCGCTGGAAACCACGCCCGGCGTGGCCAGCTACCGCGCCATGGACGAGGGCGAGATGCGCAAGCTGCTTGACCCCTGGTTCGGGCCGGATCTGCCGGTCGATACGCTGCCCTTGCCGAAGCTGGTCGAGCTGACCGAGACCGGGCAGGGCATCGACGCCGAGGGGCTGCGGCTGCGGCTGGCGGCCGAGGCGCCCGGGGCGGTGCTTGATGACCACACCCGCTGGCGCAAGCCGCTGATCGCCGCGGCCAGCCGGTTGCGGCTGCTGGGCTGGCTGTCGCTGGTGCTGATCGGCGGCGCGATGGCGGGGATGATCACGCTGGCCGCCCAGGCGGCCCTGGCGGCGAACGGTCAGGTGATCCGCACGCTGCGGCTGGTGGGGGCGCAGGATGCCTTCATCGCCGGGGCCTTCGTGCGCCGCTTCACCAAACGCGCGCTGGCCGGGGCGGCGCTGGGCACGGCGCTGGGCATGGCGGCGGTGGCGGCGCTGCCCGCGGCCGATGCGGCGGGCGGCTTCCTGACCGGACTTGGCTTCACCGGCTGGGGCTGGCTTTGGCCGCTTGCATTGCCGGGGCTGGCTGCGCTAGTGGCCTTTGGCGCCACCCGCGCCGCGGCGCTGCGCATGCTCAGGGGAATTCGCTGA
- the dgcN gene encoding N-acetyltransferase DgcN, translating to MIETPYLLFLGDAPDQLAAKVAQGIKDWRPEYAVGQYRMEGCKADLGLPEMNLATAKAAGCKTLVIGVANRGGVISQAWKKVLIMALEEGFDLASGLHNLLRDEEDLVAVAKACGRQLHDVRVPTVDYPIANGVKRTGKRMLAVGTDCSVGKMYTALCMEKEMRARGMKATFRATGQTGILITGDGVPLDAVIADFMAGAVEWLTPDNDADHWDLIEGQGSLFHVSYSGVTMALVHGGQPDALVLCHEPTRAHMRGLPGYQLPGLDALRDLALQVAKVANPACKVVGISINTQNMPEAEARAYLAKVEAEMGLPTTDPFRFGAEKLVDALAAI from the coding sequence CTGATCGAAACCCCCTATCTGCTGTTCCTGGGTGATGCGCCCGACCAGCTGGCCGCGAAAGTCGCGCAGGGCATCAAGGACTGGCGGCCGGAATATGCCGTCGGCCAATACCGGATGGAGGGCTGCAAGGCCGATCTGGGCCTGCCCGAGATGAACCTGGCCACCGCCAAGGCCGCGGGCTGCAAGACGCTGGTGATCGGCGTGGCAAACCGCGGCGGCGTGATCTCGCAGGCCTGGAAAAAGGTGCTGATCATGGCGCTGGAAGAGGGCTTCGATCTGGCTTCGGGGCTGCACAACCTGCTTCGTGACGAGGAAGATCTGGTCGCCGTGGCGAAGGCCTGCGGGCGGCAGCTGCATGACGTGCGGGTGCCGACGGTGGACTATCCGATCGCCAACGGCGTGAAGCGGACCGGCAAGCGGATGCTGGCCGTGGGCACCGATTGCTCGGTCGGCAAGATGTATACCGCGCTTTGCATGGAAAAAGAGATGCGCGCGCGCGGGATGAAGGCGACGTTCCGGGCCACCGGGCAGACCGGGATCCTGATCACCGGCGACGGCGTGCCGCTTGATGCGGTGATTGCGGACTTCATGGCGGGGGCCGTGGAATGGCTGACGCCCGACAATGACGCCGATCACTGGGATCTGATCGAGGGGCAGGGGAGCCTCTTCCACGTCAGCTATTCCGGCGTGACGATGGCTTTGGTGCATGGCGGGCAACCCGATGCGCTGGTGCTGTGCCACGAACCGACCCGGGCCCATATGCGCGGCCTGCCGGGCTATCAGCTGCCGGGCCTTGACGCGCTGCGCGATCTGGCGCTGCAGGTGGCGAAGGTGGCGAACCCGGCCTGCAAGGTCGTGGGCATCTCGATCAACACCCAGAACATGCCCGAGGCCGAGGCCCGCGCCTATCTGGCCAAGGTCGAGGCCGAGATGGGCCTGCCCACCACCGATCCCTTCCGCTTCGGCGCCGAGAAGCTGGTGGACGCGCTCGCCGCGATCTGA
- a CDS encoding L-malyl-CoA/beta-methylmalyl-CoA lyase — protein sequence MSFRTQPPAPARLNRCQLFGPGSRPAIFEKMAQSAADVINLDLEDSVAPDDKPQARRNIIEASHNIDWGNKYLSVRINGLDTPFWYRDVVELLEDGSERIDQIMIPKVGCAADVYAVDALVTAIEAAKGRKKRISLEVIIESAAGIAHVEEIAAASPRLQAMSLGAADFAASMGMATTGIGGTQENYYMLHAGVKHWSDPWHWAQAAIVAACRTHGILPVDGPFGDFSDDEGFRAQALRSATLGMVGKWAIHPKQVALANEVFTPSDAAVAEAREILAAMEKAKAEGAGATVYKGRLVDIASIRQAEVIVRQAEMAKV from the coding sequence ATGAGCTTCCGCACCCAGCCCCCTGCCCCCGCCCGCCTCAACCGCTGCCAGCTGTTCGGGCCGGGTTCGCGTCCGGCGATCTTTGAAAAGATGGCGCAATCGGCGGCCGATGTGATCAACCTCGACCTGGAAGACTCGGTGGCGCCCGACGACAAGCCGCAGGCGCGGCGCAACATCATCGAGGCCAGCCACAACATCGACTGGGGCAACAAATATCTGTCGGTGCGGATCAACGGGCTGGATACGCCGTTCTGGTATCGCGACGTGGTCGAGCTGCTGGAAGACGGGTCCGAGCGCATCGACCAGATCATGATCCCGAAAGTGGGCTGCGCCGCCGACGTTTACGCCGTCGATGCGCTGGTCACCGCGATCGAGGCCGCCAAGGGCCGGAAGAAACGCATCTCGCTGGAAGTGATCATCGAATCGGCCGCGGGCATCGCCCATGTCGAGGAAATCGCGGCCGCCTCGCCGCGGCTGCAGGCGATGAGCCTTGGCGCGGCGGATTTCGCGGCCTCCATGGGCATGGCCACCACCGGTATCGGCGGCACGCAGGAAAACTACTACATGCTGCATGCGGGCGTGAAACATTGGTCGGACCCCTGGCACTGGGCGCAGGCCGCCATCGTCGCCGCCTGCCGCACCCATGGCATCCTGCCGGTCGATGGCCCGTTTGGCGATTTCTCCGATGACGAGGGCTTCCGGGCCCAGGCCTTGCGGTCGGCGACGCTCGGCATGGTCGGCAAATGGGCGATCCACCCGAAACAGGTCGCTTTGGCGAACGAGGTCTTCACCCCCTCTGACGCTGCGGTTGCAGAGGCGCGGGAAATTCTGGCGGCGATGGAAAAGGCCAAGGCCGAGGGCGCCGGCGCCACCGTCTACAAGGGGCGGCTGGTCGATATTGCCTCGATCCGGCAGGCGGAAGTGATTGTCAGACAGGCGGAAATGGCTAAGGTCTGA